DNA sequence from the Anguilla anguilla isolate fAngAng1 chromosome 4, fAngAng1.pri, whole genome shotgun sequence genome:
gctagctatcgacCTAGCTTGCAAACTAGAATAATGTTGCTCATGTAGAAGTTAACTTGACGTTAATTTAGTTGATTcgatttcaaaatgaaattgaatggCCGAGGTATAACCGCGTCCATCTGAACAACGAATGACCAGCTTTTACAACTTTATGCAAAAACGTGTACAAAAATGTCGGTAGATGCCATTTCTCTCTTAGCTAACGTGTACATATCTGCACAAGTTAGCAAACTTTAATCACGTTTACTAAGTTATGTAACGTTAACAGCTAGCTtgattttaagatgtttttgtCATATTTGATTTGGTTGCAGTAACCATGCCTCTTCCGGACACTATGTTTTGCGTCCAGCAAATCAACATTCCACCTGAGCttcctgacattttaaaacagttcaCGAAAGCTGCCATCAGAACACAGCCACACGATGTCCTGCAATGGTCGGCTGCGTAAGTTAAGACGGGGCTTCTTGATATTTATCACGTTAGACAACTCATCACATGCCCTAGGTCAAGATCGTGGTTGCTTGCTAATCTCTTGTGTAAATTAAAAGATAGCGTAATGCAGTGTCACCACAATGAAAACTTTGATCAGTTAGAAGCTGCAAATAATCTTCGTTCTTGGTGTCCGAGTTACTGTAGTCTGAGTTACAATATCTTTTTTCTATCTTTCacagttattttattgctttgtcAAAGGGAGAAACCCTTCCTGTTAAAGAGAGACTTGAGATGCCTGTAGCAACCCAAAAGACAGACACTGGACTCACCCCAGGGCTTCTGAAGACCCTACATAAACAGGtgcatggagaaaaaaaacatgaatcatGAATTTATAGTCCTCTATAATACTCGAATACTCTGTTTTTGGGACATTTTATTGCAGACAttgaaaagcacatttaaacatgtttttccccATTCTGATTATTGTAGCTTGCACTAAAAGAGATTGTTACAAAGGAGGAGCTGCTTGAGAAGTGGAAAGGTCTTTGCCTACCAAAGGAACAACTAGAAAGCATTCTGGCACTTGGAAGCTTTTCAGCCAGTGTTGACTGGATGAAGTTCTTTGCTCTTGGCTGCAGTGCCCTTGGTGGAGTGagtgtgcaaaataaaacattattgaaTTATCAGTTGAATTATCAGTGACATGTATTCCTAATGGTTGAGTATGTcaggttatatttatttattcacatattTAGCAGTTCAATTGCTGTATAAATCTAGAATCAACAGATATGTATGTGATAGTGTGATATCACagaatatgcatacatttatatgcaaacTCACTCTGATTACAGTAGTTATTTTCTGGACCTTGTCTGCATGACAGTTACAGTCAGTCACGAGACAAAATTAACAGGACCTAAGAATCAAGTTCGAAATAGAAAGTAGTTCTTATACAATGTAGTAGCAAAAACACGATGGCAATGTGTCATTTAGTTAATGGTATTCagttttcaaatgaaatcagttttatttgtacagcaccTTTTACAGAAAATTGTCATTAACTCGCTTTACAGAGTGGcagaaaagagcaaaaaaaaaaattttagttCAAAGGAATACTTTGGTTATATAACTGATTATACGTGGATTTAAGAGACATTTAGAAGACTGACTGACAAACAACACCAATTtgtaagtaataataatagtcaaaAGTAACAAGGGATCTTTCCAGTGAAGTACAGCCTGCTCTTTGCAGCAGATTATAATCATCATTGATTATGACAGTGAGATGCCGTTCTCTTTGTCCCCCACATAGGGGCAGCGCAGAGCTGCATTTGAAGGGAGTTTAGTTTTCTTTCTGTAATAGAAATTTTTTCTTCTACACAAAAAATCCTGGGCAATTAtcacattttttcttaaatctcAATTTCCTGGCAGATTAATTTATCTAAGACAAATGACTTTCAAATGGATTGTATTATGTTTTGGATATGgatatgtttattttgctaATCCAGGTATTTCACTCTCAGTGCATAAGGACAGTTACTTGTGTATTTTCTGATATAAGGCTACACTAGTTTGTTTAAGTGTTCCAGGAGAGGAACCTTTCTCCTGTTGACGCTCTTTCTGCAGACTATTCTCAGCGCTATGAAGCAAGCCTGTGAAATCCTCACTCAGGACCCAGAGGGTGGTGCAGCTCGCATCCCCTATGACACCTTTGTCAGTCTCTATACCTATCTTGCTAATCTGGATGGAGAGATCCCCCCGGATGAGATCGATGGCTTCCTGGCCAGCCTGCAGGAGGATGTGTGAGTATTGTTACACAGAGGGCCACATCCCTCCTGTTGggatgcaaaaataaatgaaatgattaatATAGCACTCAGTGAAAACTTATTGGTACAGAAGGGTTTAGAGTTTGCTCCGGAACATCATAAAATTAGAACAGAGCAGTTTAAATAGCATAATGGTACCTTTTTTCTTTAGGACCATGGGAAGAATGATGCATGTTTAAAGGTAGTAGATGTCTAATATCTAGTAGCAGATGTAGTCAATATATTGTCAGATATTGTCAACAGATGCAAAAAGTGCATAATGttctgttatttgtttttattgtgacaCATCCCCATAGATTGTGTAATCTGGTCAGTGCTAGGGTCCCACTTCTTTTTACTCCTTATTGTAACAGCCCTAGtttagtcattttaaattgttaatttGAGACATATGTCAAGCTTGCTTTAGGTGGGTGCACACGCTTGAGTTCATCATGTAATGCCATTGTGTTATAAAAGACCATTCTTGGCCTATAATTTAATATGATTTTCATGTATTTGGACATGATTAGTCATTCCGTATTTGCTGGAACAATACTGTTGGATTTATTTTGAGTTTGCTTGCAGAATTGATAATGCCACAGAATCATTAgcgctgtttttttaaatttttggaAGTaactttctctctgttctcctcacAATTGTTTATgttcacacacagaccataTTGATAATCTGTCGTAGTTATATTCTCCTTATACTGGTTTTTGGATTTAACCTAGCCAACTTTATGCCAGTAAGGGTTCCCCTTATTCATGTAAGGACTGAAAACCCAGCAAACAGGAATGGGTGTGGCCTTATAGGGACCCTGCACATATAATCaatttccaaatcatgtcctcATAAAAGACAAGTATCGTAGAAGTCGTGGTCCTGTGACGGATGGGGGTGCACAGTGCGAGCATTTCGGCTGCTGGTGGGGCAGTGGAACCATTTGAGATGAGCCAGACCCTGAAAGCACGCATTCAATTCAGCAAGTAATATCATGCCAGCTCATCCGCCCAGTGACGTCTCCCATCCTGGAAACGATTTGCTGTTCCACTGAAATCCCAAGTTcccaaaacagttttttggtcGCCCACCAGCCCGAACAGAGGATGTCTGTGAGACTGGTGCCTAAGTTTTTACAAACAAACTtgatgttttgccattttttatgGGCATCCTTGCCAGTTATTGTGCAAGCAAGCATCGCCATTTCACAATTGGATGCACTGACATTTTGTCACAATTGGATACCAGAACTGTGTGCTCCCTCCatgattttacagttttacaaatTCAGAAGTCACAAAGGTTAATTAAAGCATTAACTCCCCTTTGGTGTCCATGACTGTTGTGAGCAGGCATATGTGCTGCTGCACCTATCTTATGTAAATCTTTACATAAATATCTTATggtatttatgtaaaaataatataaggTGATGAGTGAAACAGGTTTTCACTGGCTGTCATTTAACAGGTGTTTGTGCACACCAATAACTACACCATTTATCGCTGATTACTCTAAATGGctcatttgttttgctttgctgaAGAATTTAGGAACAATAACCACAGTGGATAATTGATACCTGTAagagttttctttgttttagattattttattttttggagcaTTCAACAAACTcgtaatattttgttattatattatacCAGGATGCTAGAATGTCATTTTGAAGTAGCAACAATGTTTTGCCACGGTGTGATATTTTCCTTGCTTGAAACAATTTAGCATGCTAGAAATCTGCGAGCCAAACAAACATGTTTAGAATTCTAAGACTGTTAAGTCTGCAACACAGTGACCAATCAGATGCAACCCATTGAGTCAATCGCTCTGTGAAAACAATTTCTTATTGATTAGACCCTCTTACTTCCTGCACCATAACAGCATACAACAAATTTCATAGCTATACGGCACTGGATTAATCCAGGGCAACTAAGTcttgtttgattgaattgcacATGCCCTTaacctgactgtgtgtttggttgAATCTACCACTAGGTTTCAGACAGGGAGACCAGACCTCTGCATTTCGTGAACCAATGACCTTTCTGATTAACTTTAAAATGGATGACAATACCCTCTGTTGAAATAGCCTAAACACAAGGCATTTTAAGAAGCCTGTAAGCCGAGAAACAGAAGACAATTATAAAACGTGTGTATAATATTGTAAGTGTCCTACTTCTGCTGGGGATTGTAACGTGTCAGTTTTCATCACTAAGTGCACCTTTTGAAGAATAAGAGGCTTACCTGAAATTAAATAGGCTGCAgtgctatttttaatttcagattgGATTGCTTGTGAATTTGGTGATACCCTTTAAGAAATGAGCGAATGTGTTCTTTAATGGGATTcatgataaaacaaaaatgctgtGAAAGTGATTTAATAATAAGAACAGAAAGTACcgatatgaaataaaaagaaataggCTAATGAAAAAAGAAGGTAAATACTTGGAGCAAAGTCAAAATGTTCTGTCACCTCAGGGATTTTGTACTTAGAGTTATAGGAGCTAATGTATATACTATTAAAGTTAAACAAGTGTTCAGCCAAGATAAAGATGGTTCTTCATGTAAAATTCAATATATGTTATATTCAATGAATCAAAGCCTTTGCTGGTTGTATAGAAAGGAATTGACCAGATTTTaaattcaagttcaagttctaaacatatttttgttcagatatcatttcgttttgtgctttgtttgttatgagtaagtgataatagtaatggattttaatgtaggctatgagagacatgcatgcacataaatacatacgAACACACGTATGttctagctgaaagaaacacataggcatggtaatatttcctttaccatgaatgaaaaaaatgaaagtgtcacatttttaaatggaggtgCTTTAAATGGGGTATTGTGTAGCCTGTacaacagacctactaattgtttgtaggCTAAGCGATAGAGGGTCTATAGGGCTaactaacattaatttagataTGTGGCATTGCAGGGTAGGTACGCCAAGTTAAAAAGTAGGTTACTTGTATGGCACAGCTTAGAATTTGATCGTTGTCACATGTATAAAGTCTATATACATGCCGTGAAGAAGTCATTACCTTATGCTGGTTTCCATACGACCTGTGACATTACCTACCGGACTGAATCGCAAGCAAATTTAGGTAATTAATTTCAGAAGTGTCTGTACTAACGTTATAAGCTTGCTCTGTTGACTTGTTAGCAATGTTGCAAACATTCAGGTTAGATGCTCATTTTTaattagaaatatatttttatttactctaGTGCTTTCAGTTAGTGCAGTGTTAAATTGAGTCGTCTGCCAGTTGTTACTGTGCAGTTACAGTAACTCACTGTTGGCTCTCTAAATCAGTTTTATAagagtaaacagtctgttgCCATGTTGTGTGAGCTGCAAGTCAGGAGACAGAGCAGGAAATGAGATCAGGGGATTTTGTGTGTTTCCCGGTTGTGTGGTAGTGGGTCAGCGGGGAAGTTGGTTAGCAAGCTGCTCAATATTAACAGCTCTCCCCAGTATTCAGACTGCCACTCCCAGAGCAGTGCTCAACACTCTATCTGTGTGCAATGAGGAAGAATCCTGGCAACAGTTTTGTGCAGTTATTTTTCTCATATTCGTGGCATACTCATTAGCcagtataaaatgtaatttacatgtCAGACTTGTCAATCCAACTTTCATAAGTGCGTAAGTGCTTTACTGCCGGTTCATTTAAGTTGAAGCATTGCACAACAGGTTGTAAACGTTaattgctattattttttttcgcTGCAGTTCTGACAAAGAAGTGGCTTGTGTGGGGAGGTGATGGTAATGAAAAGCATGCTGTGGTATGGAGAATATCCAAGCTGATGTTCTAGCAGTTCTGAGTTTGAGAAGTGCCAGTGTGGCACGATAAAGAGCATGCTGGAGGAGAGCAGCTGAACGAAGACGAAGAACTGAGAACAACTTGTCTCTGAGGATTCTGAACTGCCAGTTGGTCAGGGATACAGGCCAAGCAATGtggttcttgtttttcttctacTGCTTATGCACacatgttttggtttttctgcCTTCTCCTGGGAGAGTTCATGAATAGGAAGTTTCTTCACATGGTGAAATGCCTCTGACTTGATATGCTTCCAGATATGAGCTTATTGAgttgttgttgcttttcttTCCTCTACCTAAGCCCTAGGGGCAGACAAGCTGTCGGTGACTTCCTGGTGATCCCTCCTACccatcatttcattttagcTTAGCTTTAAGCTTGAGGTTAAGTGTggaagtgtagcacagtgggtcaggaactgggcttgtaaccgaaaggtcataggtttgattcctgggtaggatgctgctgttgtacccttgagcaaggtacttaacctgcattgcttcagtatatatccagctgtataaatggattcaatgCAAATGCTgagtaaaaagttgtgtaattcgctctggataagagcgtctgctaaatgtaatgtatgtctTCATGTAATGTTTAACATTTGGCAAAAAATGTTGACTTATGTTCCCCCTTTTCCAGGGAACGCCAGGGAGGTATGGTGCAGCCATCAAACTTTGCTGGTCCCAAACGTGTTGAAATTTTTGAGTGACGCCCTTGGCTGGTTGCTTTCCGATACTGTATCCTTCAGTGGTTTGAATTCTTTACCAGATGTCAAATTATCCACTCGTGGAGAATGCTGTGTCTTTTGGGCATTCACAGTTGGCAACATGAGCAGAAGACTCTACTTGTGACCTGAGGTTCACTGAGGGGAAACTCTGGTGGGGCACATGCATTGTGCCTTATGCTGTAAATGCTCCTCTGTGTTAATGGATTACAGAATAAATGTTGCATGATGTTGCAAGCCTACCACACAAGCACATTTGTTAATATGTTGTACTTTTTACTTCAGGTTCTCTTAAAAAACTAACCTGAACTGAATAgtacaacaaatgaaaaagtcTCTTAGCACATCTGCTAAATCTGCAGCTTCAACCTCTGTGTTTCAATGTTGTGGCTGCTCCAATTGTATTTACTTCAAAAATGGGTTTGATTGTAATTTCTTAGGTGTATGTCTACTGAAAATGTTAAACAAGAATATTTGGGCTATCACCcgataaaacaaagcaaatttaatttgtgtttatttcactgataaatttttaatttgatttaagaATGTAAGTTTCAGAGCTAACAAGCAGGTACAATAGGCAGTCTGAATTCTGTGTTAAATTGATTGTTCTGTAGGCCATCATGCTATAGATTAGCTTTAAGGATTTCCCATTTTTGGATATTGAGGATTGTGTGCatattggaaaaaaattatgcatttttcaagtgaaagattgtatttttaaaaatgaaaatgtctgaaaataaaacattatcctTACACTTGAATGGGTGATGCctaaaaatgaacactgaagGCAGTTGCACAACAAGCCTCCAATCCTGGACAAAAATCTCCAGTGAAAGTcggatgcttttttttttctttctgaaaaatgtgatATGCGATTCCGAAAAGGATTAGGTAACTTATATAACTTATTTATCTTATAGTGTAATAGCACTGATACAGACAAACACCAATGAATATGCGTAATGGCATGCAAAATtaggtaatgtttttttttggacattcTGAGACACTTTGAAGTCAGATATTACTTGCATTTGACACTTCAAACCtgaccattttcatttcaatcaataACCTATTTTCATGCCTGCATGATCAACTTCATACATAACCTTATTTCTACCCCAGGCTCAAGATGTGATCCTGATTATGTTTGCAATATTCACCAATCAGACTTTTATGTGGATCATAGAAATGGACATCCTGCATTATACCCTGTAGTCCATGTCCATACCTCTTCTTTAGCATTCTGCTCTTTTGAGT
Encoded proteins:
- the ropn1l gene encoding ropporin-1-like protein, whose translation is MPLPDTMFCVQQINIPPELPDILKQFTKAAIRTQPHDVLQWSAAYFIALSKGETLPVKERLEMPVATQKTDTGLTPGLLKTLHKQLALKEIVTKEELLEKWKGLCLPKEQLESILALGSFSASVDWMKFFALGCSALGGTILSAMKQACEILTQDPEGGAARIPYDTFVSLYTYLANLDGEIPPDEIDGFLASLQEDVERQGGMVQPSNFAGPKRVEIFE